Proteins encoded in a region of the Candidatus Dadabacteria bacterium genome:
- the npdG gene encoding NADPH-dependent F420 reductase, with protein MKISLLGGTGDIAEGLVLRWSKAGHEIYIGSRSEEKALGIASGHAETLNGLGIESNIHGMANADAAAASEVIIISIPPEYAAATVAGCGDSITDQIVVTPVVSMKREGKTFLFDPPAQGSSALEIKDALPETARLVSAYHNLPANELAKIDEDLDYDVVICGDDEGAKEVIKNLTEEMKNLRVLDAGPLEISSMIESLTPLIVNLNVRYKPSHFSVKFV; from the coding sequence ATGAAAATTTCACTTCTGGGTGGAACGGGAGACATAGCGGAAGGTCTGGTGCTGCGGTGGTCAAAAGCGGGGCATGAGATCTACATAGGTTCGAGGAGCGAGGAAAAAGCGCTCGGAATAGCGTCGGGCCACGCGGAAACGCTAAACGGGCTCGGAATCGAATCGAACATACACGGCATGGCGAACGCGGACGCGGCGGCGGCTTCCGAGGTGATAATAATAAGCATTCCTCCCGAGTACGCGGCGGCCACAGTGGCGGGATGCGGGGACAGCATCACGGATCAGATAGTCGTAACCCCGGTGGTTTCCATGAAGAGGGAAGGCAAGACTTTTCTGTTCGATCCTCCCGCACAGGGTTCTTCGGCTCTTGAGATAAAGGACGCGCTTCCCGAAACGGCGAGGCTGGTGTCCGCTTATCACAATCTTCCCGCAAACGAACTTGCCAAAATAGACGAGGACCTTGATTACGACGTGGTCATATGCGGGGATGACGAGGGAGCTAAAGAGGTGATCAAGAACCTTACCGAGGAAATGAAGAACCTTAGGGTGCTTGACGCGGGTCCGCTCGAGATCTCCTCGATGATAGAGTCGCTTACGCCCCTTATCGTTAACCTTAACGTAAGGTACAAGCCCTCGCATTTTTCAGTCAAGTTCGTCTGA
- a CDS encoding YggT family protein — MEILGGNFLRAIAEVVNILLSVYIWLIVGRAILSWVNPDPYNPIVRFLYSATEPVLGFARRYIPPIGGSLDLSPIVVLLLIVFIKRAVVNSLFQLAAGL, encoded by the coding sequence ATGGAAATATTAGGAGGCAATTTCTTAAGGGCCATCGCCGAAGTTGTGAACATACTTCTTAGCGTTTACATATGGCTCATAGTGGGACGGGCGATACTTTCATGGGTGAATCCCGACCCGTATAACCCCATAGTGAGGTTTCTTTACTCGGCCACGGAACCGGTTCTGGGTTTTGCAAGAAGATACATCCCTCCCATCGGGGGCTCATTAGACCTTAGCCCCATAGTGGTTCTGCTTCTGATAGTCTTCATAAAGCGCGCTGTCGTCAATTCTCTTTTCCAGCTTGCGGCCGGTTTGTAA
- the proC gene encoding pyrroline-5-carboxylate reductase → MKKTAFIGAGNMAEAMVRGLLASGSFSKKDVTLSDVDTERLSYLSSRYGVATTSENREAVKKSDIVVFSVKPQVIPEVCGEVKNVATRDKLYVSIAAGVGHSLIKKLVGREIKLARVMPNTPSLVLEGASCVYFGEGFSGEEEDLVLEILGSLGKAFQVESEGLMDAVTALSGSGPAFVSIFIEALCDGAVKMGLPRKLATDLAAQTVLGTSKMIQEGAGHPAEIKDMVTSPGGTTASGIHSLERGGFRAAVISAIESAARRSAELSGEED, encoded by the coding sequence ATGAAAAAGACAGCATTCATAGGAGCGGGAAACATGGCCGAGGCGATGGTAAGGGGACTTCTCGCATCGGGAAGCTTTAGCAAAAAGGACGTAACGCTCTCGGACGTAGACACCGAGAGGCTCTCTTACCTGTCTTCACGGTACGGAGTCGCGACCACTTCCGAGAACCGCGAAGCGGTGAAAAAGTCCGATATAGTTGTCTTTTCGGTAAAGCCCCAGGTAATACCCGAGGTCTGCGGGGAAGTGAAAAATGTCGCCACCAGAGACAAGCTCTACGTGTCGATCGCCGCCGGAGTGGGGCATTCACTAATAAAAAAGCTTGTCGGAAGGGAGATAAAGCTCGCGCGGGTCATGCCCAACACCCCGAGCCTCGTGCTTGAAGGAGCGTCCTGCGTTTATTTCGGGGAGGGGTTCTCCGGTGAGGAAGAAGATCTGGTTCTCGAAATTCTGGGCTCCTTGGGAAAAGCTTTCCAGGTTGAGAGCGAGGGGCTTATGGACGCCGTTACGGCCCTTTCCGGAAGCGGTCCGGCGTTTGTGTCGATTTTCATCGAGGCGCTCTGCGACGGCGCGGTCAAGATGGGGCTCCCGAGAAAGCTCGCGACGGACCTTGCCGCGCAGACCGTTCTGGGCACCTCGAAAATGATTCAGGAAGGCGCCGGGCACCCCGCCGAGATAAAGGACATGGTCACGTCGCCCGGGGGGACCACGGCAAGCGGGATTCATTCGCTTGAGCGGGGTGGTTTCCGGGCCGCCGTGATATCCGCTATCGAGTCCGCGGCCAGACGTTCCGCGGAACTTTCAGGAGAGGAGGACTGA
- a CDS encoding YggS family pyridoxal phosphate-dependent enzyme: MKLKERIDGVEQRIGEACRKSGRKREDVLLVAVSKKFPLDVIFEARRLGLRDFGENYAQELRDKQKEAEDRAIRWHFIGALQRNKVKYVVGKADLVHAVDNMPLVAELDKRAAAGATRVRALVEINGGEESKNGIKADELPEFLENASGFRNVSLEGLMIMPPYFEDPEMSRPWFSEMRETRDRVAGEFPGIRELSMGMSNDFEVAIEEGATIIRVGSAIFGPRPK; the protein is encoded by the coding sequence CGTGCCGGAAGTCGGGGAGAAAACGGGAGGATGTGCTGCTGGTAGCCGTCTCCAAAAAATTCCCTCTTGATGTGATTTTCGAGGCCCGAAGGCTCGGGCTTCGGGATTTCGGGGAGAACTATGCCCAGGAGCTTCGCGACAAGCAGAAAGAGGCGGAGGACCGCGCGATTCGCTGGCATTTCATAGGAGCCCTTCAGAGAAACAAGGTGAAGTACGTCGTCGGCAAGGCGGATCTTGTGCACGCGGTTGACAATATGCCCCTTGTTGCGGAACTTGATAAGAGGGCTGCGGCGGGAGCAACGCGCGTGCGCGCGCTTGTGGAGATAAACGGAGGGGAGGAGAGCAAAAACGGGATAAAGGCAGACGAGCTTCCGGAGTTTCTCGAAAACGCCTCGGGGTTCCGAAACGTCTCGCTTGAGGGCCTCATGATCATGCCGCCTTACTTTGAGGATCCCGAGATGAGCAGACCGTGGTTCTCGGAGATGAGAGAGACGAGGGACAGGGTGGCTGGGGAGTTTCCCGGCATACGCGAGCTTTCAATGGGCATGAGCAACGATTTCGAGGTGGCGATTGAAGAAGGCGCCACGATTATCAGGGTCGGTTCGGCGATTTTCGGTCCGAGGCCCAAGTGA